From one Mucilaginibacter inviolabilis genomic stretch:
- a CDS encoding SDR family oxidoreductase, with protein sequence MDLKLNNKVAVILAASKGLGKAVAIALSAEGARVIIGSRDEEALNKTAAEIKALTGNEVIPIPVDVSKADEIEAFINKAANAFGRIDILLNNAGGPPFDKFENFDDEQWQKAFDLNLLSVARFSRLVLPHMQKTGSGRIINIVSVSVKAVLGASVLSTAMRMGVVGMAKLMADEFGPYNITVNNVAPGLILTDRIKHTLPKDVDPEQAIKDRAKSIPLGRIGKPEELAALVTFLASDQAAYISGTTIPVDGGASRSIY encoded by the coding sequence ATGGATCTTAAACTCAACAACAAAGTAGCTGTAATATTAGCAGCCAGTAAAGGATTAGGAAAGGCTGTAGCAATAGCTTTATCTGCCGAAGGCGCAAGGGTGATCATTGGCTCACGCGATGAAGAGGCGTTGAATAAAACAGCCGCCGAAATAAAAGCGCTTACCGGCAATGAGGTAATCCCTATCCCTGTTGATGTTTCCAAAGCCGACGAGATAGAAGCGTTTATTAATAAAGCCGCAAATGCTTTTGGGCGGATAGATATTTTGCTGAACAATGCTGGCGGCCCTCCGTTTGATAAATTCGAGAACTTTGACGACGAGCAATGGCAAAAAGCTTTTGACCTTAACCTGTTAAGCGTTGCGCGTTTCAGTCGCCTGGTATTGCCGCATATGCAAAAAACAGGCAGCGGGCGCATCATCAACATTGTGAGCGTTTCGGTAAAGGCGGTGTTGGGTGCTTCGGTGCTGTCAACCGCAATGCGGATGGGCGTAGTGGGGATGGCTAAACTGATGGCCGATGAATTTGGTCCGTACAATATCACCGTAAATAATGTGGCGCCCGGATTGATCCTGACCGACAGGATAAAACATACTTTACCCAAAGATGTGGACCCCGAGCAGGCTATAAAAGACCGGGCCAAAAGCATACCGCTTGGCCGTATCGGTAAGCCCGAAGAGTTGGCCGCGCTGGTGACCTTCCTGGCATCAGATCAGGCCGCTTACATCAGCGGTACTACTATACCCGTTGATGGTGGGGCCAGCAGGAGTATCTATTAA
- the ileS gene encoding isoleucine--tRNA ligase, whose amino-acid sequence MYKEYKQLNLSQTGKEILEFWKQNNIFGKSISSRPANNPYTFYEGPPSANGMPGIHHVMARSIKDIFCRYKTLKGFQVKRKGGWDTHGLPIELAVEKALGITKDDIGKKISVKDYNDACRKEVMRYTDVWNDLTEKMGYWVDLDDPYVTYENEYIESLWWILKEFYKKDLLYKGYTVQPYSPKSGTGLSSHELNQPGTYKMVKDTSIVAQFHLKNDQQHPLIPVLFEDVNEDTAILAWTTTPWTLPSNCALAIGENIDYVKIRTFNPYIYEPVSVVLAKALVGKYFKAEGEKASFQDYKGGDKIIPWEVRAEFKGVELIGLRYHQLMPYVSNENLEKNAFRVIPADFVTTEDGTGIVHTASIFGADDFRACKEQNVPSVMVLDETGKEVPLVNKQGRFVDEVTDFAGRYVKEEYYSDAERAEPGFKATDVLISIKLKEDNKAFDVKKYEHSYPHSWRSDEPILYYPLDSWFIRTTAVKDKMVELNKTINWKPESTGTGRFGNWLENLVDWNLSRSRYWGTPLPIWREENGSEEKCIGSIAELNAEIEKSIAAGFMPAGFKLEDMHRPYVDDVILTSAAGNKMFREPDLIDVWFDSGAMPYAQWHFPFENKEEFAAAYPADFIAEGVDQTRGWFFTLHAIAVMLSECSDEVKAVNAKVGNKGISFKNVVSNGLVLDKNGNKMSKRLGNAVDPFSTIEQYGADAARWYMISNAAPWDNLKFNEEGIDEVRRKFFGTLYNSYSFFVLYANIDQFRYSEPEIALAQRPEIDRWVISLLNTLSREVDGFYADYEPTKAARAIQEFVDAHFSNWYIRLSRRRFWKSDNSDDKLSAYQTLYTCLITISKLMAPVAPFFADSLYKDLNKVTGKEEFESVHLAYFPTYHDELVDADLEERMQLAQDVSSLVLSLRKKIEIPVRRPLSKILLPILDKGFKQHVEQVKELILSETNIKDIEYITDTAGIIKKKIKPNFKALGQKVGKDMKAVAEAINNFSQDDITRLESDGGVNVLDNKYLIQVADVEIIAEDVPGWQVANLGKLTVALDVTITNELKEEGIARELINRIQNLRKTKGFEVTDKINVSISEHPYISEAVKNNLSYICAEILAESIVLDAQLNEGDKVEIDGNEIFIVISKV is encoded by the coding sequence ATGTATAAGGAATATAAGCAGTTAAACCTATCGCAAACAGGCAAAGAGATACTGGAGTTTTGGAAGCAGAACAACATATTTGGCAAAAGTATCAGCAGTCGTCCGGCAAATAACCCCTACACGTTTTACGAAGGGCCGCCGAGCGCTAATGGTATGCCCGGTATTCACCACGTGATGGCGCGTTCCATAAAGGATATTTTTTGCCGTTATAAAACGTTAAAAGGTTTCCAGGTAAAGCGTAAAGGCGGTTGGGATACCCATGGCTTGCCTATTGAACTTGCCGTTGAAAAAGCTTTAGGGATAACCAAAGATGATATTGGTAAAAAGATAAGCGTTAAAGATTATAACGATGCTTGCCGCAAGGAAGTAATGCGCTATACCGACGTTTGGAACGACCTGACCGAAAAAATGGGTTACTGGGTTGATCTTGACGATCCCTATGTTACCTATGAAAACGAATATATTGAAAGCCTTTGGTGGATACTGAAGGAGTTTTATAAAAAAGATCTTTTATACAAAGGTTACACGGTACAGCCATACTCGCCAAAATCGGGTACCGGTTTGAGCTCACACGAGTTAAATCAGCCGGGTACCTACAAAATGGTAAAGGATACTTCGATAGTAGCCCAGTTCCATTTAAAGAACGATCAGCAGCATCCCCTGATTCCTGTTTTATTTGAGGATGTAAACGAGGATACCGCGATACTGGCCTGGACAACCACTCCATGGACACTGCCATCAAACTGCGCACTGGCCATTGGCGAAAATATTGATTACGTAAAGATCCGCACTTTTAACCCTTATATTTATGAACCGGTGAGCGTAGTGCTTGCCAAAGCATTGGTAGGCAAATACTTTAAAGCCGAAGGTGAAAAAGCTTCGTTTCAGGATTATAAAGGTGGTGATAAAATTATTCCCTGGGAAGTAAGAGCCGAGTTTAAAGGCGTTGAGCTGATTGGTTTGCGTTATCACCAGCTGATGCCTTACGTGAGCAATGAAAACCTGGAGAAAAATGCGTTCCGTGTGATCCCTGCCGACTTTGTGACTACCGAAGATGGTACAGGTATCGTGCACACCGCTTCTATATTTGGAGCGGATGACTTCAGGGCCTGTAAAGAACAAAACGTGCCATCGGTAATGGTATTGGATGAAACAGGGAAAGAAGTTCCACTGGTTAACAAACAGGGTCGTTTTGTTGATGAAGTAACCGATTTTGCCGGTCGCTACGTTAAAGAAGAATACTATAGTGATGCAGAACGTGCCGAGCCTGGTTTTAAGGCAACGGATGTACTCATCTCTATCAAACTGAAAGAAGACAATAAAGCGTTTGACGTTAAAAAATATGAGCACAGCTACCCGCACTCATGGCGTTCAGACGAACCGATATTATATTACCCGCTCGATAGCTGGTTTATCCGTACCACCGCGGTAAAGGATAAAATGGTGGAGCTCAACAAAACCATCAACTGGAAACCGGAGTCAACCGGTACAGGTCGTTTTGGTAACTGGCTGGAAAACCTGGTCGACTGGAACCTGTCGCGTTCACGTTACTGGGGTACACCGCTACCTATCTGGCGCGAGGAAAACGGCTCAGAAGAAAAATGTATCGGCTCCATAGCCGAGCTGAATGCCGAGATTGAAAAATCAATTGCGGCCGGTTTTATGCCTGCAGGTTTTAAACTGGAAGATATGCACCGCCCTTATGTGGATGATGTGATCCTGACCTCGGCTGCCGGTAACAAAATGTTCCGCGAGCCCGATCTGATCGACGTTTGGTTTGATTCGGGCGCTATGCCTTACGCGCAATGGCACTTCCCTTTTGAAAACAAAGAAGAATTTGCTGCTGCCTACCCTGCCGATTTTATTGCCGAAGGGGTTGACCAAACCCGTGGCTGGTTCTTTACCCTGCACGCTATAGCCGTAATGCTGAGCGAATGCAGCGATGAAGTAAAGGCGGTAAATGCCAAAGTGGGCAACAAGGGTATCTCCTTCAAAAATGTGGTTTCGAACGGTTTGGTGCTGGATAAAAACGGCAACAAAATGTCAAAACGTTTAGGAAATGCCGTTGATCCGTTCTCTACCATCGAACAATACGGTGCCGACGCTGCCCGCTGGTACATGATCAGCAATGCCGCCCCATGGGACAATCTTAAATTTAATGAAGAAGGTATTGACGAGGTGCGCCGTAAGTTTTTTGGTACGCTGTACAACTCTTACTCCTTCTTTGTGCTGTATGCCAATATCGATCAGTTTAGATACAGCGAGCCCGAAATAGCCTTGGCACAACGCCCGGAAATTGACCGTTGGGTAATATCGTTACTTAATACCTTGAGCCGCGAGGTTGATGGTTTTTATGCCGATTATGAGCCAACAAAAGCTGCCCGTGCCATACAGGAATTTGTGGATGCGCATTTTAGCAACTGGTATATCCGCTTAAGCCGCCGCCGTTTTTGGAAATCAGATAACTCCGACGATAAACTGTCGGCATATCAAACATTGTATACCTGCTTAATTACCATTAGCAAATTAATGGCGCCTGTAGCTCCGTTCTTTGCCGATAGTTTATATAAAGATCTGAACAAGGTTACCGGTAAAGAGGAATTTGAATCGGTACACCTGGCATATTTCCCAACCTACCATGATGAGTTGGTTGATGCGGATCTGGAAGAGCGTATGCAGCTGGCGCAGGATGTATCGTCATTGGTGTTGTCATTACGTAAAAAGATCGAAATCCCGGTGCGCAGACCGCTCAGCAAAATATTATTACCTATATTGGACAAGGGCTTTAAGCAGCATGTGGAGCAGGTAAAAGAATTGATCTTGTCTGAAACCAACATTAAGGATATTGAGTATATTACCGATACCGCAGGCATTATTAAAAAGAAAATAAAGCCAAACTTTAAGGCCTTAGGTCAAAAAGTAGGTAAGGATATGAAGGCTGTGGCAGAGGCTATAAATAATTTTTCACAGGATGATATAACCAGACTGGAAAGTGATGGTGGTGTTAATGTGCTTGATAACAAGTATTTAATACAGGTTGCTGATGTAGAAATTATTGCAGAAGATGTTCCCGGATGGCAAGTTGCAAATTTGGGAAAACTAACTGTGGCTTTAGATGTTACCATAACCAATGAATTAAAAGAGGAGGGGATTGCGAGAGAGTTGATAAACCGTATCCAGAACCTGCGTAAAACAAAAGGTTTTGAAGTAACTGATAAGATTAATGTGAGCATTAGCGAACATCCTTATATCAGCGAAGCGGTAAAAAATAATTTATCCTATATTTGCGCCGAAATTTTAGCCGAGAGCATAGTGCTTGACGCTCAGTTAAATGAAGGTGACAAGGTAGAGATTGACGGAAATGAAATTTTTATTGTTATTAGTAAAGTATAA
- a CDS encoding TraR/DksA family transcriptional regulator produces the protein MKVENEKTRYSESDLQEFKTLILDKLRIAKEELNSLATSLSSPNANGTDDTAGTYKTLEDGSATLEKEQINQLAARQKKFIDQLEAALVRIENKTYGICRETGKLIPKERLRAVPHTTLTMEAKLKQ, from the coding sequence ATGAAAGTAGAAAACGAAAAAACCAGATATTCTGAATCGGACCTGCAAGAGTTTAAAACTCTTATTCTTGATAAACTGCGTATTGCCAAAGAAGAGTTAAACTCGCTGGCAACTTCGTTAAGCTCGCCAAATGCGAACGGAACTGATGATACTGCCGGTACTTATAAAACATTGGAAGATGGCTCGGCCACACTGGAAAAAGAACAAATTAACCAGTTAGCTGCCCGTCAGAAAAAATTTATTGACCAGTTAGAAGCTGCCCTGGTGCGTATTGAAAACAAAACTTACGGTATTTGCCGCGAAACCGGTAAACTGATACCCAAGGAGCGTTTGCGCGCCGTGCCGCACACCACCTTGACTATGGAAGCTAAATTAAAGCAATAA
- a CDS encoding lipoprotein signal peptidase has protein sequence MKAAYTKPFLTAIFIILFDQIIKTWVRAHMFMGEEIHFLGSHGMLHYTENNGMAFGMEWGGDAGKLALTLFRIFAVCGIVYCLIYLIKHKYHRGLIMNVALILAGAVGNIIDSTFYGIMYNYAPLFHGRVVDMFYFPLFRGTFPAWVPVWGNEAFEFFRPVFNLADASICVGVIMILLFQKHYFKHEVPEVNSPNSEMVEE, from the coding sequence ATGAAGGCTGCTTACACCAAACCTTTTCTAACTGCTATATTTATTATTCTGTTTGACCAGATCATTAAAACCTGGGTAAGGGCACATATGTTCATGGGCGAAGAGATCCATTTTTTGGGTAGTCATGGTATGTTGCACTATACCGAAAACAACGGTATGGCGTTTGGTATGGAATGGGGAGGTGATGCAGGTAAACTGGCATTAACGCTGTTTCGCATTTTTGCGGTATGTGGTATTGTTTATTGCCTTATTTATTTGATAAAGCATAAATACCACCGTGGCCTTATTATGAATGTGGCGCTTATTTTGGCCGGAGCCGTAGGTAATATTATCGACTCTACCTTTTACGGTATCATGTACAATTATGCCCCGCTATTTCATGGGCGTGTAGTTGATATGTTTTACTTCCCATTGTTCCGGGGCACCTTCCCGGCCTGGGTACCTGTTTGGGGTAATGAGGCGTTTGAGTTTTTCAGACCGGTATTTAACCTGGCCGATGCTTCTATTTGCGTAGGGGTTATTATGATCCTGCTATTTCAGAAACACTATTTTAAACACGAGGTGCCCGAAGTAAACAGCCCCAACAGTGAAATGGTGGAAGAATAA
- a CDS encoding Gfo/Idh/MocA family protein, with protein sequence MTTDRRKFLKQFGTSVLLTSASLTSLAAKEEHEKRILQAEKRVSPNDKIRIATIGMGIMGFNDTHAALTVPGVELVAACDLYKGRLQRTKEVYGPNIFTTDNYHDILNRKDIDAVIVATSDNWHSPISIEAMHKGKAVYSEKPMVHHISEGLNEIKAQQETKAVFQVGSQRVSGIAFKKAKELYQAGAIGKINAVEASFSRQSALGAWQYTIPLDASPQTVGWEQYQANSKVKHAYDSNRFFRWRNYREYGTGVAGDLFVHLLSGIHFITGSKGPDKIFSIGGLTYWKDGRNVPDVMSAVISYPESPEHPAFQVTLRVNFVSGEGDRASTKIVGSEGVIDMSDGGGFTIHKSKMSVAPGYGGWDAFGTYPEAMQKAIVADYNKKYSAADQQTTKMDDVVYHEPEGYNDSNEHFANFFDSMRTGKPVVEDAAFGFRAAAPCLACNDSYFENRIIKWDPVGMRLV encoded by the coding sequence ATGACAACTGACAGAAGAAAGTTTTTAAAACAATTTGGCACCTCGGTTCTACTCACTTCGGCCTCGCTCACCAGCCTGGCCGCTAAAGAAGAGCATGAAAAAAGAATTTTACAGGCCGAAAAACGTGTAAGTCCTAATGATAAAATCAGGATAGCCACCATAGGCATGGGTATTATGGGTTTTAATGATACGCATGCCGCGCTAACTGTTCCAGGTGTGGAGCTGGTAGCTGCCTGCGATTTGTACAAGGGCCGGTTACAACGCACTAAGGAGGTATATGGACCCAATATTTTCACCACCGATAATTATCACGATATTTTAAACCGTAAAGATATTGATGCCGTTATTGTGGCAACCAGCGATAACTGGCACAGCCCGATATCTATCGAAGCCATGCACAAAGGCAAAGCCGTTTACAGCGAAAAACCGATGGTGCACCACATCAGTGAGGGACTGAATGAGATCAAAGCGCAGCAGGAAACTAAAGCGGTTTTCCAGGTAGGCAGTCAGCGGGTGAGCGGCATAGCTTTTAAAAAAGCAAAGGAACTTTACCAGGCGGGCGCTATTGGCAAGATCAACGCGGTAGAGGCCTCTTTTAGCCGGCAAAGCGCACTGGGTGCCTGGCAATATACCATTCCGCTGGATGCATCGCCGCAAACGGTGGGCTGGGAGCAGTACCAGGCCAACAGTAAGGTAAAACATGCTTATGACAGTAATCGTTTCTTCAGATGGCGCAATTACCGCGAATATGGCACCGGTGTAGCCGGCGACTTGTTTGTGCACTTGCTATCGGGCATTCATTTTATAACCGGCTCTAAAGGGCCCGATAAGATATTTTCGATAGGGGGGTTAACCTACTGGAAAGATGGCCGTAATGTACCCGATGTGATGAGCGCGGTGATATCCTATCCCGAATCACCGGAACATCCGGCTTTCCAGGTCACTCTCAGGGTAAATTTTGTGAGTGGCGAAGGTGACCGTGCCTCGACCAAGATTGTGGGTTCTGAAGGAGTTATTGACATGAGCGATGGCGGCGGCTTTACCATACATAAAAGCAAAATGTCGGTAGCGCCTGGCTATGGTGGCTGGGACGCATTCGGAACCTATCCCGAAGCTATGCAAAAAGCCATTGTGGCGGATTACAATAAAAAATATTCAGCCGCCGACCAGCAGACAACCAAAATGGATGATGTGGTGTATCACGAGCCTGAAGGCTATAACGACTCCAACGAACATTTTGCCAATTTTTTTGACTCGATGCGTACCGGTAAACCCGTAGTGGAGGATGCTGCTTTTGGTTTCCGCGCTGCGGCACCCTGCCTGGCTTGTAACGACAGCTACTTTGAAAACAGGATTATTAAGTGGGATCCGGTGGGGATGAGGTTGGTGTAG
- a CDS encoding beta-N-acetylhexosaminidase, giving the protein MKKLSLLLCCCVAHALSFGQVAQSGLSIIPEPVKTTRTAGQFLLPKSVIVEAGNQPEWTPVTTYLKKKLTTAPGSSVIIKSAAPTASIRLVLNKTADAAIGTEGYTLSVKAKKIVIKANAPAGLFYGVQTLMQLLPADIESKQLVKNVKWTVPCVEITDYPRFAWRGLMFDVARHFFTKAEVKQYIDAMVKYKLNLLHLHLTDDEGWRVEIKSLPRLTTVGAYNVKKVGQFGTFTPPTPDEPRTYGGFYTQDDIRELVQYAKDRFVNILPEIDVPGHSLAAVVAYPELSCTPGADKYVVNSGEPFMDWSGPHNRAIVDNTLCPANENVYTFLDKVVTEVAQLFPFAYIHMGGDECAKNFWEQSDAIKALMAKEGLKTQQEVQSYFEKRLEKIVESKGKKFMGWDEIIEGGLGPNAAVMSWRGIKGGIEAAKQGHEVVMSPTTFAYLDYMQSDRVNETKIYASLRLSKSYEFEPVPDSVDAKLVKGGQGNLWTEQVYNIRQAEYMTWPRGMAIAESVWSPKEKKSWPYFFGKVEKQFDRFNASETKYAPSAYDPSFSAIRNADGTLKITLTNEVDGLDTYYSFDNSFPDNFYPKYTQPIDAPKDATTLRVITYRGKKPIGRMVTMPISELNSRIK; this is encoded by the coding sequence ATGAAAAAATTATCCTTATTGCTTTGCTGTTGCGTTGCGCACGCGCTATCGTTTGGTCAGGTTGCCCAAAGCGGCCTATCCATTATCCCCGAACCGGTAAAAACCACACGCACGGCGGGTCAGTTCCTGCTGCCTAAAAGCGTTATTGTGGAAGCCGGCAATCAGCCTGAATGGACGCCTGTAACCACCTACCTGAAAAAGAAACTGACTACAGCGCCGGGATCATCCGTGATCATCAAAAGCGCGGCCCCAACGGCTTCGATCAGGCTTGTGCTGAATAAAACTGCCGATGCTGCTATTGGTACCGAAGGATATACCTTATCGGTTAAAGCAAAAAAGATCGTGATCAAAGCCAATGCGCCTGCCGGTTTATTTTATGGTGTGCAAACGTTGATGCAATTACTACCCGCCGATATTGAAAGTAAACAGCTGGTGAAAAATGTGAAATGGACGGTGCCTTGCGTGGAAATTACCGATTATCCACGCTTTGCCTGGAGGGGATTGATGTTTGATGTGGCGCGTCACTTTTTTACAAAAGCAGAGGTGAAACAATATATAGATGCCATGGTAAAGTACAAACTGAACCTGCTGCACTTACACTTAACCGATGATGAAGGCTGGCGCGTGGAGATCAAGAGCCTGCCCAGGTTAACAACGGTTGGCGCTTATAATGTTAAAAAAGTAGGCCAGTTTGGTACGTTTACCCCACCAACACCTGATGAGCCACGTACCTACGGGGGCTTTTATACCCAGGATGATATCCGCGAACTGGTGCAATACGCCAAGGACCGTTTTGTAAATATATTACCGGAGATTGATGTACCGGGACATAGCCTTGCCGCTGTGGTGGCTTATCCGGAGCTGTCCTGTACACCGGGCGCCGATAAATATGTGGTTAACTCCGGCGAACCTTTTATGGATTGGAGCGGTCCGCATAACAGAGCCATTGTGGATAACACCCTTTGCCCGGCCAATGAAAATGTATACACTTTCCTGGATAAAGTGGTGACTGAAGTTGCCCAGCTGTTCCCCTTTGCCTATATACACATGGGCGGTGATGAGTGCGCCAAGAATTTCTGGGAGCAAAGCGATGCTATTAAAGCCCTGATGGCTAAAGAAGGACTGAAAACGCAACAGGAGGTGCAAAGCTATTTTGAGAAACGACTAGAAAAAATAGTAGAATCAAAGGGTAAAAAATTCATGGGCTGGGACGAGATCATTGAAGGAGGTCTTGGTCCGAATGCCGCGGTTATGAGTTGGAGAGGTATTAAAGGTGGTATTGAAGCCGCTAAACAAGGCCATGAGGTGGTGATGAGTCCAACGACGTTTGCTTACCTGGATTACATGCAAAGCGACCGGGTAAACGAAACAAAAATTTATGCCTCGCTGCGCCTGAGCAAATCGTACGAGTTTGAACCGGTTCCCGATAGTGTGGATGCCAAACTGGTTAAAGGTGGGCAGGGCAATTTATGGACAGAGCAGGTATATAACATCCGCCAGGCTGAATATATGACCTGGCCAAGAGGTATGGCCATTGCCGAGTCGGTATGGTCGCCAAAAGAGAAGAAAAGCTGGCCTTACTTTTTCGGAAAAGTGGAGAAACAGTTCGATCGTTTTAACGCGTCCGAAACCAAATACGCACCAAGTGCCTATGATCCCTCATTCAGTGCCATACGTAATGCCGATGGTACACTAAAGATAACCCTCACGAATGAGGTGGATGGTCTGGATACCTATTACAGCTTTGATAATTCGTTCCCGGATAATTTCTATCCAAAATATACCCAACCCATTGATGCACCCAAGGATGCCACAACGCTAAGGGTGATCACCTACAGAGGTAAAAAACCAATCGGCCGTATGGTAACCATGCCGATTTCGGAGTTGAACAGCAGGATTAAGTAA
- a CDS encoding aminopeptidase P family protein, with translation MKFIQKVFFVVGTVCLGTLQVFSQTTSKTENLPTDYLSKEFHAGRRQALRNLMPANSVTVIFSYPDQVFSNDVNYVYHANPDLYYFSGYKEPNAVLLIFKDMQADGDSSYNELFFVRHRDPLREQWTGKRLGVEGVKAKLGFKRVYNSEAFPDFPIDFKKFSAVFYDNPPEDVTGDGSVGELKNLIGAFKTKVSIPYVDKQLFDDLSLIGKYANPGNLNRLVTVYLKPKLDREAYRNNPIMQELVNKPDSATLVDVKTKISTAFGGISRYADFTNTLRAIKTPDELVLLKKSVQISSLAHAEIMRAIKPSMSERELEGIFMYVHKKYSAEDEGYPPIVGTGANACILHYEENNATKLDNQLTLMDVGAEYHGYSADVTRTVPANGKFTEEQRTIYQLVYDAQEEVFKLCKEGVPYPSLEQKASEVLATGLIKLGIIKDASEVRKYYPHGCSHHLGLDVHDKGPYTGNLMANMTITVEPGIYIPAGSPCDKKWWNIGVRIEDDVLIGKNGGTLLSIDAPRKWQDVEKMAAEKSIFDNANFPELK, from the coding sequence ATGAAATTCATTCAAAAAGTATTTTTTGTCGTAGGCACCGTGTGCCTCGGCACTCTCCAGGTTTTTTCACAAACCACCAGTAAAACCGAAAATTTACCAACCGATTATTTGAGCAAAGAGTTCCACGCCGGGCGACGGCAAGCCTTGCGTAACCTGATGCCGGCCAATTCGGTAACCGTGATATTTTCATATCCGGATCAGGTTTTCTCCAACGACGTCAATTACGTTTATCATGCCAACCCTGATCTTTATTATTTCTCGGGCTATAAAGAACCCAATGCGGTGCTACTGATATTTAAAGATATGCAGGCCGATGGCGACAGTAGCTATAACGAATTATTCTTTGTACGTCACCGTGATCCGCTACGCGAACAGTGGACTGGCAAAAGATTGGGCGTTGAGGGAGTAAAAGCCAAATTAGGTTTTAAACGCGTATATAACAGTGAGGCTTTCCCGGATTTTCCGATAGATTTTAAAAAATTCAGCGCTGTTTTTTATGATAACCCACCAGAGGATGTTACCGGAGATGGCTCGGTTGGAGAGTTAAAGAACCTGATCGGCGCCTTCAAAACTAAAGTTTCCATACCCTATGTAGATAAACAATTATTTGATGACCTAAGTCTGATAGGTAAGTATGCCAATCCCGGAAATCTAAACCGCCTGGTAACAGTTTATCTGAAACCTAAACTGGACAGGGAAGCCTATAGAAATAATCCCATTATGCAGGAGCTGGTCAATAAGCCCGATTCTGCAACCCTTGTGGACGTAAAAACAAAGATCAGCACAGCTTTTGGAGGCATATCAAGGTATGCTGATTTTACCAATACGCTGCGTGCTATAAAAACACCGGATGAACTGGTTCTGTTAAAAAAATCAGTACAGATCTCCAGTCTTGCCCATGCTGAGATCATGAGGGCCATAAAACCCAGTATGTCTGAAAGGGAGCTGGAAGGTATTTTTATGTATGTGCACAAAAAATATAGCGCCGAGGATGAAGGATATCCACCAATAGTGGGCACCGGCGCCAACGCCTGTATCTTACATTATGAAGAAAACAACGCCACCAAATTGGATAATCAGCTTACATTAATGGATGTTGGCGCCGAATACCACGGTTACTCAGCCGATGTAACCCGCACCGTGCCTGCCAACGGAAAGTTTACGGAAGAGCAGCGCACCATTTATCAATTGGTGTATGACGCGCAGGAAGAAGTATTTAAGCTATGCAAAGAAGGCGTACCCTATCCCAGCCTGGAGCAAAAAGCCAGCGAAGTGCTTGCCACAGGGTTGATCAAACTGGGGATCATCAAAGACGCATCTGAAGTTAGAAAATATTACCCGCACGGTTGCTCACATCATTTAGGGCTTGACGTGCATGATAAAGGCCCATATACCGGCAACCTGATGGCCAATATGACCATTACCGTTGAACCCGGCATTTATATCCCTGCCGGCAGTCCTTGCGATAAAAAATGGTGGAACATTGGTGTGCGTATTGAGGATGATGTGCTGATAGGTAAAAATGGCGGTACCCTTTTATCCATAGATGCCCCCCGCAAATGGCAGGATGTAGAAAAAATGGCTGCCGAGAAAAGCATTTTTGATAATGCTAATTTCCCGGAGCTGAAGTAA